Part of the bacterium genome is shown below.
CAACGCGATGCTGGAAGTGTTGCGGCCGATGGACGCCCCTCACCGACAAGCCACCGACAAGGTTTCACGAACGAAAGCCGAGCAAGATCGCGACGTTAAGCGTGGGCCCTCCTGGATTCGAACCAGGGACCATCCGGTTATGAGCCGGGTGCTCTAACCACTGAGCTAAGGGCCCTGCTCCGATGGTAGCGGCCGGGTGGCAGGGTTCCCGTTGGCCAGGGCGAGGGCAGCGAACGCGCCTGTCAGCACCAGCGAACGCGGTTGCAGAAATGCCCCTCCGCATGGATTCGAGCGGTGGGGAGCGTCACGATCCGCGTTTTTCGAGCGCTGCCCGGAAGCCCAGAAACTCGCTGGCGTTGTCCAACGTGATCAGGCCGACGATTCGCCCTTCGTGAGTTACCGGGAGTGCGCCCGACGGAGTTCCCTGGAGCCGAGCCAGGAGTGGTTCGAGCGGTTCGAGGGAATCGGCGGGCTGGATGTCTCCCTCCATCGCCTCCGCAACCGGGCGCTCTTGCCCACCTTCGGCCAATGCCTGGAGCAGCCGCGGCTGGGAGAGCATGCCCACGGCGCGACCGCCCTCGACCACCGGGAAGGATTTTTGCGAACCGGCGAGGGTCAACGCCACGGCACGCTGAAGCGGATCGCGAGGCGAGAGCGTTTCGAAATCCGTCAGCATGGCCTGGGCGACTGGGATGCCGGCCAATGCGTGCTTGAGCTGGGCCGCGTTGGCCTCGCCCGCCGCACCAATCCAGACGAAGAGCGCGATCAAGATCAGGAAGGGGTTGCCGAACAGGCCGAGCGCTCCGAAGCCGAGGGCCATGCTCTGCCCGATGCTTGCGGCGATCTGGGTTGCCCGCGC
Proteins encoded:
- a CDS encoding site-2 protease family protein, which codes for MKWSFKLGTLAGIAVYVHATFFILLAWFTMSGFRAGQSPAEIVATLFFVLALFGCVVLHELGHALMARRYGIATRDITLLPIGGVARLESMPEDPGQEFRVAMAGPAVNVVIASILWVVLRLAGDAGGAPSLDLMGGPFLERLMMVNVVLVVFNLLPAFPMDGGRALRALLAIRMGNARATQIAASIGQSMALGFGALGLFGNPFLILIALFVWIGAAGEANAAQLKHALAGIPVAQAMLTDFETLSPRDPLQRAVALTLAGSQKSFPVVEGGRAVGMLSQPRLLQALAEGGQERPVAEAMEGDIQPADSLEPLEPLLARLQGTPSGALPVTHEGRIVGLITLDNASEFLGFRAALEKRGS